The Ornithodoros turicata isolate Travis chromosome 9, ASM3712646v1, whole genome shotgun sequence genome includes a region encoding these proteins:
- the LOC135368241 gene encoding organic cation transporter protein-like — MTSIEDVLVHLGPWHFWIILFCFLRGLPTAYHTMAPTFAAPSLDHWCAKPSVLVNWTSEQWRTIGIPLVDKGYGTLVPSRCEMYAVEEVEGVVRVLNRTIERCSHWDYDLGEYTHTLTNQFDLVCDRVWLRAASQSFYMAGLMVGSFVYAHVSDWYGRKTALALMLPVPLVVGCITAFSTSFLMYNIGRMLASFGFGGLYNTSYTLMMESVAAQHRALGIFLLGGGWTTGLLTLVAFVWFIRDWFYLQLAISLAVILNVMLWFLISESPRWLLATQKFDKAREVLDRVIRVNKVRNCSAESIVKDYRDTKTSKENMTSKPTFIHLFSSTSLRKVSIIVSIMAICNTLEYYNLTYTSILLGSNPYLSFALVALSEFPSRIMTVFLVKYVRRRTTYMTMYTMGAVCSGAAIFVSEELWWLQLTFVVLAKLGTSCAGAVCMVQLPEMYPTRIRTLATGFSITMSRVGAMIAPFTKELGVTFNPWVPRAVDVGVCALLLLLGTLLPETFNLELPDTMEDVKLRRSKGDVKTPAETEALRR, encoded by the exons ATGACAAGTATCGAAGACGTCCTCGTCCATTTGGGGCCATGGCACTTCTGGATCATCCTGTTCTGCTTTCTACGTGGGCTACCGACAGCGTATCACACAATGGCTCCAACGTTTGCGGCTCCATCACTTGACCACTGGTGCGCTAAGCCATCCGTACTCGTCAACTGGACTAGTGAGCAGTGGAGGACGATCGGAATCCCGCTGGTTGATAAAG GGTATGGCACCTTGGTCCCTAGCAGGTGCGAAATGTATGCAGTTGAAGAGGTCGAAGGCGTTGTCCGTGTGCTTAACCGCACTATAGAACGTTGCTCTCACTGGGACTATGACCTAGGGGAGTACACTCACACACTAACCAACCAG TTTGACTTGGTCTGCGATCGCGTCTGGCTACGAGCTGCCTCGCAGAGcttctacatggctggtttgaTGGTAGGAAGCTTCGTTTACGCCCACGTATCAGACTG GTACGGTAGGAAGACTGCTCTCGCCTTGATGTTGCCCGTGCCGCTGGTTGTAGGGTGCATAACAGCTTTTTCCACGTCGTTCTTGATGTATAACATTGGAAGAATGCTGGCATCTTTTGGATTCGGTGGTCTCTACAACACGAGCTATACGCTGA TGATGGAATCCGTCGCAGCCCAGCACAGAGCACTGGGAATATTTCTACTGGGTGGCGGGTGGACGACTGGGCTTCTGACTTTGGTGGCCTTCGTGTGGTTTATCAGAGACTGGTTCTACCTCCAGCTGGCCATCTCTCTCGCCGTTATCCTCAACGTCATGCTGTGGTT TTTAATCAGCGAATCTCCTCGGTGGCTTCTAGCAACTCAGAAGTTTGACAAGGCACGGGAGGTTCTCGATCGTGTCATAAGAGTAAACAAAGTCAGGAACTGTAGTGCGGAATCTATAGTTAAAGATTATAGGGATACGAAGACATCG aaggaaaacatgacgTCAAAACCCACATTTATTCACCTGTTCAGCTCGACCAGTCTTCGAAAAGTATCCATAATCGTATCTATCATGGC TATCTGCAACACCCTGGAATACTACAACTTGACGTACACGAGCATTCTGCTGGGAAGCAACCCGTACCTGAGCTTTGCTCTCGTGGCCCTCTCGGAATTTCCGAGCCGTATCATGACTGTGTTTCTTGTGAAGTACGTTCGAAGACGGACAACGTACATGACGATGTATACGATGGGGGCTGTGTGTTCTGGCGCTGCCATCTTCGTTTCAGAAG AACTGTGGTGGCTCCAGCTGACTTTTGTTGTCCTCGCCAAGCTGGGGACCTCCTGTGCAGGCGCTGTGTGCATGGTACAACTGCCCGAAATGTACCCGACTAGGATCCGCACGTTGGCGACAGGATTCTCCATTACAATGAGCAGAGTGGGGGCAATGATTGCTCCTTTCACAAAAGAACTG GGTGTCACTTTTAACCCTTGGGTGCCCAGAGCTGTGGACGTCGGAGTCTGTGCACTGCTACTCTTGTTGGGAACCTTGCTTCCCGAAACGTTCAACTTGGAACTGCCGGACACTATGGAGGACGTGAAGCTACGAAG GAGTAAGGGAGATGTGAAGACACCTGCAGAGACCGAAGCTTTACGACGATAA